The DNA segment ACAACCTGAATGCCTTTGCCATTATCCATAACACGGTGGAACAGGTATTTCCTGTAGTCAGGGGGTACTGGACCTCTGTGCCGTCCTTTTATGTGCCCTGGGGGTTTATATATGCATCCAATAGTAAAGATCCGGAAGGACTCTCCCACAAGGAACTTACCGGGAAGTTAGAGCACCTCACTGCCGGTCTCCGTTTCTATAACCCGGAAGTCCATCATGGCATGTTTGCCATGCCTCAGTACCTGCAGGATGCGATAAAGGACGAGCAGAGGGTCAACACTGATACAGAACCCCTCTCCTTTTATTAAACGGTTCTTATCACCTCCACATTAACCCGCACCGAAACTCCCGGGACTGCACTCTTGCTGACATACAGCTCATATCTGCTCTCCGGAAGCCGGAATTGCCACTGCCTTCTTCCCCTTTTTCATCAGGATTTCTTTTTTGAGGTAACGATTCCGTTTAGTTTGGATTTTTATGAGGCGATTCGCACCTTTGCCTGAGATATTTTGATATAATATCCTTCAGGCTGCCGGGGGATTAAAGACCCGGCAGGGCAATAAAATATTTTCAGGAGGCATAAGTGGGACTCTTTGACAAACTGAAGAAAGGTTTGAGCAAAACAAGAACGGGTTTTCTTGGAAAGGTCGAGCAGGTTTTTCAGGGGAAAAAGATCGATGACACGACAATTGACGAGTTTGAGGAAGTCCTCATTACATCAGATATAGGTACTGAAGCCACCATGGAGATAATAGATGATCTCAGGGAAGAGGTCAGGAGCGGCAAGATAAAGGATTATAATGGTGTAAAGGAATTTTTAAAGCGGGAGATGCTGAAGATTCTGGGGCTTCCGCAGCCCTTTGTGCTCTATCAGGAAAGGCCCTTTGTCGTCCTGTGTGTGGGGGTTAACGGTGTGGGGAAGACTACCACCATCGGCAAGCTTGCAAGCAGGCTGTACGCTGAGGGGCATAGCGTTATAATAGCTGCATCCGATACCTTCAGGGCTGCTGCCATTGAACAGCTTGAGATATGGGCAGAGAGGTCTGGGGCCCAGATAGTAAAACACCAGAGCGGGTCCGACCCGGCAGCCGTGGCCTATGATGCAGTTGAGGCTGCGAAGGCACGGGGAGTGGATGCCGTAATAGTGGATACCGCCGGACGTCTGCATACAAAAACACCATTAATGGAAGAACTCAAAAAGCTC comes from the Nitrospirota bacterium genome and includes:
- the ftsY gene encoding signal recognition particle-docking protein FtsY is translated as MGLFDKLKKGLSKTRTGFLGKVEQVFQGKKIDDTTIDEFEEVLITSDIGTEATMEIIDDLREEVRSGKIKDYNGVKEFLKREMLKILGLPQPFVLYQERPFVVLCVGVNGVGKTTTIGKLASRLYAEGHSVIIAASDTFRAAAIEQLEIWAERSGAQIVKHQSGSDPAAVAYDAVEAAKARGVDAVIVDTAGRLHTKTPLMEELKKLKRVINRAMPGAPHETLLVVDATTGQNALRQAMMFHEAIGITGIALTKLDGTARGGIVFAIKKELNIPVRLIGVGEGIDDLRDFIPEEFVKALLEE